In Calonectris borealis chromosome Z, bCalBor7.hap1.2, whole genome shotgun sequence, a single genomic region encodes these proteins:
- the NAA35 gene encoding N-alpha-acetyltransferase 35, NatC auxiliary subunit isoform X1: MVMKASVEDDDSGWELGMPDKMEKSNTSWIDITQDFEEACRELKLGELLHDKLFGLFEAMSAIEMMDPKMDAGMIGNQVNRKVLNFEQAIKDGTIKIKDLTSPELVGIMDTCFCCLITWLEGHSLAQTVFTCLYIHNPDFIEDPAMKAFALGILKICDIAREKVNKAAVFEEEDFQSMTYGFKMANSVTDLRVTGMLKDVEDDMQRRVKSTRSRQGEERDPEVELEHQQCLAVFSRVKFTRVLLTVLIAFTKKETSAVAEAQKLMTQAADLLSAIHNSLHHGIQAQNDTTKGDHPIMMGFEPLVNQRLLPPTFPRYAKIIKREEMVNYFSKLIDRIKTVCEVVNLTNLHCILDFFCEFSEQSPCVLSRSLLQTTFLVDNKKVFGTHLMQDMVKDALRSFVSPPVLSPKCCLYNNHQAKDYIDSFVTHCVRPFCSLIQIHGHNRARQRDKLGHILEEFATLQDEAEKVDAALHSMLLKQEPQRQHLACLGTWVLYHNLRIMIQYLLSGFELELYSMHEYYYIYWYLSEFLYAWLMSTLSRADSSQMAEERIMEEQQKGRSSKKTKKKKKVRPLSREITMSQAYQNMCAGMYKTMIAFDMDGKVRKPKFELDSEQVRYEHRFAPFNSVITPPPVHYLQFKEMSDLNKYSPPPQSSDLYMAASKHFQQAKMILENIPNPDYEVNRILKVAKPNIVVMKLLAGGHKKDSKVPPEFDFSPHKYFPVVKLV; encoded by the exons ATGGTTATGAAAGCTTCGGTAGAAGATGATGATTCAGGATGGGAACTCGGTATGCCTGACAAGATGGAAAAGAGTAATACAAGCTGGATAGATATAACCCAGGATTTTGAAGAAGCTTGTAGAG AACTGAAGTTAGGAGAACTGCTTCATGACAAGCT TTTTGGTCTTTTTGAAGCCATGTCTGCCATTGAAATGATGGATCCCAAGATGGATGCTGGTATGATTGGAAATCAAGTTAATAGAAAGGTTCTTAACTTTGAGCAAGCAATTAAG gATGGCACCATTAAAATAAAGGATCTCACTTCACCTGAGCTGGTAGGAATAATGGAtacatgtttttgttgtttg aTAACATGGTTAGAGGGACATTCCTTGGCACAGACAGTATTCACTTGCCTTTATATTCACAATCCAGACTTCATAGAAGATCCTGCTATGAAGGCTTTTGCTCTAGGGATCCTAAAAATCTGTGATATTGCCAGAGAAAAGGTTAACAAAGCAGCTGTTTTTGAGGAG gaagaTTTTCAGTCAATGACTTACGGATTTAAAATGGCCAACAGTGTGACAGATCTTAGAGTTACAG GTATGCTAAAAGATGTAGAGGATGACATGCAAAGACGAGTGAAG AGCACTCGAAGTCgacaaggagaagagagagatcCTGAAGTTGAACTTGAA CATCAACAGTGTTTAGCTGTGTTCAGCAGAGTCAAGTTTACCCGGGTACTACTGACTGTTCTGATAGCATTTACCAAAAAAGAG ACAAGTGCAGTTGCAGAAGCTCAGAAGCTAATGACTCAGGCAGCAGACTTGCTGTCTGCCATCCACAATTCATTGCATCATGGTATCCAGGCACAGAATGATACCACTAAAGGAG ATCATCCTATTATGATGGGCTTTGAACCCCTTGTTAATCAGAGATTGCTGCCACCAACTTTCCCTCGatatgcaaaaataattaaaagggaagaaatggtCAATTATTTTTCCAAACTAATAGACCGAATAAAAACTGTATGTGAAGTAGTCAACTTAACTAATTTGCACTGTATACTG GATTTTTTCTGTGAGTTTAGTGAGCAATCACCATGTGTTCTTTCAAGGTCCCTGTTACAG ACAACTTTTCTGGTAGATAACAAGAAGGTGTTTGGCACTCATCTCATGCAAGACATGGTAAAAGATGCTTTAAGGTCTTTTGTCAGTCCTCCAGTACTTTCTCCAAA GTGTTGTCTTTATAATAATCACCAGGCGAAGGATTACATTGATTCCTTTGTGACACATTGTGTTCGG CCATTCTGTAGTCTGATTCAGATCCATGGACACAATAGAGCTCGTCAGAGAGATAAGCTGGGTCACATTCTTGAGGAATTTGCCACCCTCCAGGATGAG GCAGAGAAAGTAGATGCAGCACTTCATAGTATGTTACTGAAGCAGGAACCACAAAGGCAACATTTGGCTTGCTTGGGCACCTGGGTCCTATATCATAACCTTCGTATTATGATACAGTATCTTCTGAGTGGCTTCGAGTTGGAACTTTACAGTATGCATGAATATTACTACATATATTG GTATCTATCAGAGTTCCTCTATGCCTGGTTGATGTCAACACTGAGCCGCGCTGACAGCTCTCAAATGGCAGAGGAGAGAATAATGGAGGAACAACAGAAAGGCCGTAGtagtaagaaaacaaagaaaaagaagaaag TTCGCCCTCTCAGCAGAGAGATCACCATGAGTCAAGCATACCAAAATATGTGTGCTGGGATGTACAAG ACAATGATTGCATTTGACATGGATGGGAAAGTAAGAAAACCTAAGTTTGAACTGGATAGTGAACAAGTTCGATATGAGCACAGGTTTGCTCCATTCAACAGCGTCATCACACCACCCCCAGTGCACTACTTGCAGTTTAAA GAGATGTCTGATTTAAATAAGTACAGCCCACCTCCTCAGTCATCAGATCTCTACATGGCAGCTAGCAAACACTTCCAGCAAGCTAAAATGATTCTTGAGAATATTCCTAATCCAGACTATGAG GTCAATCGAATTCTAAAAGTTGCTAAACCCAATATTGTTGTCATGAAGCTGCTGGCAGGAGGCCACAAAAAAGACTCTAAG GTTCCTCCAGAATTTGACTTCTCCCCTCATAAATATTTTCCGGTTGTGAAGCTTGTTTGA
- the NAA35 gene encoding N-alpha-acetyltransferase 35, NatC auxiliary subunit isoform X2 has product MDTCFCCLITWLEGHSLAQTVFTCLYIHNPDFIEDPAMKAFALGILKICDIAREKVNKAAVFEEEDFQSMTYGFKMANSVTDLRVTGMLKDVEDDMQRRVKSTRSRQGEERDPEVELEHQQCLAVFSRVKFTRVLLTVLIAFTKKETSAVAEAQKLMTQAADLLSAIHNSLHHGIQAQNDTTKGDHPIMMGFEPLVNQRLLPPTFPRYAKIIKREEMVNYFSKLIDRIKTVCEVVNLTNLHCILDFFCEFSEQSPCVLSRSLLQTTFLVDNKKVFGTHLMQDMVKDALRSFVSPPVLSPKCCLYNNHQAKDYIDSFVTHCVRPFCSLIQIHGHNRARQRDKLGHILEEFATLQDEAEKVDAALHSMLLKQEPQRQHLACLGTWVLYHNLRIMIQYLLSGFELELYSMHEYYYIYWYLSEFLYAWLMSTLSRADSSQMAEERIMEEQQKGRSSKKTKKKKKVRPLSREITMSQAYQNMCAGMYKTMIAFDMDGKVRKPKFELDSEQVRYEHRFAPFNSVITPPPVHYLQFKEMSDLNKYSPPPQSSDLYMAASKHFQQAKMILENIPNPDYEVNRILKVAKPNIVVMKLLAGGHKKDSKVPPEFDFSPHKYFPVVKLV; this is encoded by the exons ATGGAtacatgtttttgttgtttg aTAACATGGTTAGAGGGACATTCCTTGGCACAGACAGTATTCACTTGCCTTTATATTCACAATCCAGACTTCATAGAAGATCCTGCTATGAAGGCTTTTGCTCTAGGGATCCTAAAAATCTGTGATATTGCCAGAGAAAAGGTTAACAAAGCAGCTGTTTTTGAGGAG gaagaTTTTCAGTCAATGACTTACGGATTTAAAATGGCCAACAGTGTGACAGATCTTAGAGTTACAG GTATGCTAAAAGATGTAGAGGATGACATGCAAAGACGAGTGAAG AGCACTCGAAGTCgacaaggagaagagagagatcCTGAAGTTGAACTTGAA CATCAACAGTGTTTAGCTGTGTTCAGCAGAGTCAAGTTTACCCGGGTACTACTGACTGTTCTGATAGCATTTACCAAAAAAGAG ACAAGTGCAGTTGCAGAAGCTCAGAAGCTAATGACTCAGGCAGCAGACTTGCTGTCTGCCATCCACAATTCATTGCATCATGGTATCCAGGCACAGAATGATACCACTAAAGGAG ATCATCCTATTATGATGGGCTTTGAACCCCTTGTTAATCAGAGATTGCTGCCACCAACTTTCCCTCGatatgcaaaaataattaaaagggaagaaatggtCAATTATTTTTCCAAACTAATAGACCGAATAAAAACTGTATGTGAAGTAGTCAACTTAACTAATTTGCACTGTATACTG GATTTTTTCTGTGAGTTTAGTGAGCAATCACCATGTGTTCTTTCAAGGTCCCTGTTACAG ACAACTTTTCTGGTAGATAACAAGAAGGTGTTTGGCACTCATCTCATGCAAGACATGGTAAAAGATGCTTTAAGGTCTTTTGTCAGTCCTCCAGTACTTTCTCCAAA GTGTTGTCTTTATAATAATCACCAGGCGAAGGATTACATTGATTCCTTTGTGACACATTGTGTTCGG CCATTCTGTAGTCTGATTCAGATCCATGGACACAATAGAGCTCGTCAGAGAGATAAGCTGGGTCACATTCTTGAGGAATTTGCCACCCTCCAGGATGAG GCAGAGAAAGTAGATGCAGCACTTCATAGTATGTTACTGAAGCAGGAACCACAAAGGCAACATTTGGCTTGCTTGGGCACCTGGGTCCTATATCATAACCTTCGTATTATGATACAGTATCTTCTGAGTGGCTTCGAGTTGGAACTTTACAGTATGCATGAATATTACTACATATATTG GTATCTATCAGAGTTCCTCTATGCCTGGTTGATGTCAACACTGAGCCGCGCTGACAGCTCTCAAATGGCAGAGGAGAGAATAATGGAGGAACAACAGAAAGGCCGTAGtagtaagaaaacaaagaaaaagaagaaag TTCGCCCTCTCAGCAGAGAGATCACCATGAGTCAAGCATACCAAAATATGTGTGCTGGGATGTACAAG ACAATGATTGCATTTGACATGGATGGGAAAGTAAGAAAACCTAAGTTTGAACTGGATAGTGAACAAGTTCGATATGAGCACAGGTTTGCTCCATTCAACAGCGTCATCACACCACCCCCAGTGCACTACTTGCAGTTTAAA GAGATGTCTGATTTAAATAAGTACAGCCCACCTCCTCAGTCATCAGATCTCTACATGGCAGCTAGCAAACACTTCCAGCAAGCTAAAATGATTCTTGAGAATATTCCTAATCCAGACTATGAG GTCAATCGAATTCTAAAAGTTGCTAAACCCAATATTGTTGTCATGAAGCTGCTGGCAGGAGGCCACAAAAAAGACTCTAAG GTTCCTCCAGAATTTGACTTCTCCCCTCATAAATATTTTCCGGTTGTGAAGCTTGTTTGA